The following is a genomic window from Armatimonadota bacterium.
GACAGCGCGGTCTGCGACGACCAGGTCTTGAGATCATCCGACCACCAGACGCGAATCTCCGTGCCGCCCCAGGTGTCCACGCCGTAGACGTACACGCGCTCGCCCTCGACATATGCGCTGCCCAGGTGATACCCGGCGGCGAAGGCGGGCGTCGGCTCGCCGGTCGCGACGTCAACGAACCGGAAGTACGAGTCGCCGGTCGTATTCGGTTTGTAGTTGTCGCGCACGTACTCGAAGCGATAGAGCCGCCCGCGCCACACCAGCGGCGTCGTCTCGACCATATCGCAGTCAATCGTCCCGAGCTTATGGATGACGGGCTTCGCGGGCTGCGTCTCCGCCTGGCTGACCGCCGCCGCCACCGCCAACATGCCGATCACTCCGAACATCCTCGTTCCTTTCGCCTCGCGATGATCCGGTCGGGCAGCCGTCCCCGGCTGCCGAACCATGGGGATAGAGAGCACAACTCCATGGACTGAGTTTCGACGATTTCGCCCGCGCGCCCTACTGCAGCTCCGGGGCGCCTTCGGCAGGTAAAGGCTGCCTCCCCGACGAACCGGATTACCCCGTAGGGCGGGATCCGCCGCCGCGTGGCCTGGCTCCCTGCCCGAGGAGAACGCCGACTCGTGCCCCAGACCATTTTCATTGGAGTTGCGTGGCCCTATGCCAATGGCCCGCTGCATCTCGGCCACGTCGCCGGCTGCTATCTGCCCGCCGATATCTTCGCCCGCTTCCACCGCGCGCGCGGCAACCGCGTGCTCATGGTCTCGGGCAGCGACCAGCACGGCACCCCCGTCACCGTCCGCGCCGACCAGGAAGGCGTGACCCCCGCCGAGATCGCCGAGCGCTTTCACCAGAGCTTCCTCGAATCGTGGCGGCAGCTCGGGATTTCCTTCGACCTCTACACCGGCACCGAAACCGACAACCACACCCGCGTCGCCCAAGATATCTTCCTGCGCCTGCTCGAGCGCGGGCATCTCCTGCGCCAGCACATGGACGCGTTCTTCTGTCAGGGCTGCCGGCGCTTTCTCCCCGACCGCTACGTCCAGGGCGTCTGCCAGCACTGCAGCGCGGAAACCCTGCGCGGCGACCAGTGCGAGGCCTGCGGCACCCCTCTCGACACTGCGGATCTGGCGGATCCCCGCTGTCGCCTGTGCAGCGGCGAGGCCGAGACCCGCAGCACCGAGCACTTCTTCCTCGACCTGTCCCAGTTCGAGCAGCCGCTGCGCGAGTGGGTCGGCAAGCAGGAGCACTGGCGCCCGAACGTCNNNNNNNNNNNNNNNNNNNNNNNNNNNNNNNNNNNNNNNNNNNNNNNNNNNNNNNNNNNNNNNNNNNNNNNNNNNNNNNNNNNNNNNNNNNNNNNNNNNNCGAAGAGCTGGCCGATGAATGATCTGCCGATGTTACCCGCGCCGAATTGAACGAGCTTCATGGGCGATGCCTTCGGGCGTCGCTATGTGATTCCTCACGACACGTCGGCCGCTCGGAATGACGCAGGCATAGGGCTGAGGCTCAGAACGTGATGTCGAGGCCGCCCGCGGGGACGAACCGTCGCAGGTGCCGCGCCGATTCCGCTAGCTCGTCGAGCAGCTTCTCCTCCGTCTTCGTCGAACCGGGAATGATCTCCCCGATCAGATATGTGTGTTCCACCGGCGCCAGCACATCCGCGACAGCGCTCGATGCGGCCTCCTTGTGCGACCGCTCGATCGCCGCGAGCACCTTCTCGATCCGCACGTGACCGCGCTCGTTGTACTCCGGCGTGAACGGCCAGTGGTGACTCGCCTCGCGCGTGGTCTGCTGCAGGTGGATGATTTCCGCGAATGCGCCGAAGCGCTCGACCCACGCGACGTAATCGGTGTCCGGGCCGCTCAGGCCGTAGTGCTCGCCCGCCTGATGACCGACGTCAATCGTCAGATACACCGGCGCGCCGGGGCGGTCGCGGTTGACCTCGACCAGGAACTCCCGCGCCTGGTCGAGCGTCCACGGGATCTCGCTCGGGATGTACATCTGCTCGTTGTAGATCGCGGCAATGCCCTTCTTGGCGGCGGCGGCTGAGAGTTCGCGGAAGGTCTGATAGTTGTTGCGGAACGCCCACTCCGTCCGCGCCGGATCGCTTAAGGTTTCGATCGAGAAGGCATCCCAGTGGCCGCCGATGCGGTCCGTGCCCATGGCGAGCGCGAGGTCCATGCAGTCGAGTATCCATTGCTTCATGCGTTCGCGGACGGCGGCGTTGTTGTGCGACAGCCCGTGGAAGCGGTGCGTCGCGACGCCGGTGTAGATGTCGGTGATGGTGACGCCGTGGCGCGCGGCGGCGTCCCCGATCTCGCGCGCGGCGGTGAGTTGATACTCGCGGTCGCCGCTGAAGAACGGATCGAGGACGTCGCCGCAGAACTCGTGGTACGCGAAGCCGACCTCGCGCGTGAGGCGCATGAAGTTGTCGGGCTCTTCCCAGCGGCGGGTGAGGAACGCGCCGTTGATGCCGATGTCGAGGTGTACTTTGCGCGCCATCTTAGCGCATCTCCTGTCCGCCGGTGACGTTGATCGCCTGGCCTGTCATGTAGGACGCTTCATCGCCGGCGAGGAACACGACGACATTGCACACGTCGTCGTACGTGCAGCCGCGCCCCAGCGGCACCTGTTCTTCGTACTTGCGCCGCACTTCCTCCTTGGACATCCCCCAGCGTTCCGCGTACTGCTCGTACAAGCTGTCCACCCACAGCGGCGAATCGAGCAAGTTCCCGGGACAGACCGAGTTGACGCGGATGCCCTCGGGCGCGAGTTCAAGCGCCAGGCTCTGAGTCAGCCCGATGCCGCCGAATTTGCTCGCCGCATAGGCCGAGTTCTTGAAGCTGCCCTTCTTGCCCGACTTCGAGTTAATCTGGATGATGACGCCGCTGCGCTGCTGCCGCATGACCTTCGCCGCCTCGCGCGCGCACAGGAAGTATCCGACGAGGTTGACCTCCATGACTTTGCGCCAGTCCGCGGCCGCGAACTCGGCGACGTCCCCGGCGATGAGGATGCCCGCGTTGCTCACCAGGATGTCGAGCCGGCCGAAGTCGTCCACTGCCGCCTTGACCGCCGCGGCGACTTCGTCCTCATTGGTGACGTCGCAGCGCGCCTCGAGCGCCCGCGTGCCGTGCTCGCGCTCGATATCCCCGGCAATCTTGCGCGCGCCATCCCAATTGATGTCCGCGACGACGACGCGCGCGCCCTCGGCGGCGAGCCGATGTGCGATGGCCGTCCCGAGCCCCTGCGCGGCCCCGGTGACCATGGCGACGCGATCGCGCAGGCGTTGACATGTCACCGTCGGTTGGGTGTGAGCGCATTCCTCGTTCACCGAGCACCTCCCTCCGCGCGGCGCGGCAGCTTGAGGCGCAGCAGTTCGGTCTCCGCCTCCCGCGTCCACGTCTCCCCTGGGCCGAGCTTGGCGTACACCTCGGGCAGCCTGTCGCGCAGGTCGCCGAGCGGGGTCAGCGGCACGCCCTGGATGTGCGGGAAGATGACGACTTTGCCGGGGAATCCCCCCGCCTTGACCGCCTGCAGCCCGTCGCGCACGGAGCGCATGTCGCCGATCGCCGCGACCGACGAGTTGGGCGACAGCTTGCCGGCCTCCGTCGCGCGCAGCGTGTACTCGAGGTCGGCGATACGCGAGCCGCTGCTGCCCACCCAGCGGACCTTGCGCAGGCACACCTCCGATAGGTCAAGCGTTGCCGTGGTTCCTCTGGCGAGGCCCGCGAAGATATTGAGCGAGCCCCCGGCCGCGAGGTGCGCCGCCGCCTGCTCGATGAGCGCGGGCACAGGCGCGAGCACGATGATGTCGGAGAAGCGGTCCGGCGCCGCCCGTCGCAGCTCGCCGTCGAAATCCGCCGCCGGCAGGTTGTTCGGATTGAGCACGATCAGGCGCTTCCCGTGCTCAGCAGCGGACACGCCGACCTTGGCCTCGAGCGCGGACAGGCGCTCGTCGTCAACATCCGTCGCCACGATCACCTGGGGACCTGCAGCGCGCTCCACCGCTCGCTGCACGTGCATCTGCCCCATCGGGCCGCCGGCGCCGATGAACCACGCCGGCCCATCGCCAAGCTCGCTGTCGCGGACGCCGTACGATTCCGCGATGTCCGGGCCTGCGCCGCCCACATAGTCCGTGTCGTCATAATGAATGCGGCCGACGTCAATCCGCAGCGGGCGGGGGAGGGGTTGGCGCGAGACGACATTCATGACGCCGCCGATGGCGAGCAATCCTGCCGCTGCCTCGATCAGCTCCGGGTCGCTCGATCCGAGCACGATTATATCGTCGAAGCCGTCGGCCGCGTGCTGCTCTCTCAGCGCCGCGACTGCGTCGGCATTCGCCGCATCCGCTTCAATCAAGTCGGATTCGAGTTCCTTCGTACGATCGCGCAGCCAGGCCATGAACGCGCCGCCGACGTTGGCGACGACAACCGTGGCCGGCGCAGATTGCGAGTCCATCCCCCGCGACAGAGCGTATTCGCCGCAGGTCGCGTCAGACAACGCCAGGAAGAGCGTCGTGCCGGCGGGCTTCAGGCCCCCGCGCGGCTTGATACGGTAAGATGCCTCGACGCACGCCCACGGCTCGGTCAGCGCGGCCTCCGCGTAGCCGATATGCGTCCTAACCGGGATGAGGTAGCAGCCCTCGTCGCCGTCAATGATGCGCTCGCCGATCACGCTATACTGAGTCATGCCGCCGGGCAAGGCGTAACCGTACGCGCGCGCCTCGCCGCGGAAGATTGCGTCGGCTTGAACGATGTACCTGTCGCCGACGCGGAACCGGTCGCGCACCTCCGAGCCCGCCGCCGCGATGGTCAGGCTGACCTCGTGTCCTGGGATCACCGGATCGGCGGATAGATCGCGGCCGTACACGCGCGGATGCTCGGCGCCCAACCCGATCAGCTTGGTGTCGCTGAAGCACAGGCCGAGGGCATCAACCCGCGCTAGCACCTCGCGCGGGCCGGGCTGCGCGAGCGGCAACTCCTCCGGCTCGCCGTTGCGGCCGAAGGCATCCATCCCCGCGCCGTGCAGCCGCCACGCGAGGGTCGTGGGCGGTACACTCCCGGCCTGTGTGGCAGGTCCGGCTGCGGGATCGCTCATCACTTGTCACCCGTCAGGCCGCGGCGCCGATAGTGCTCATCGGGGCGGGTGTAGATACGCGCCACATTCTCGCGGCTCAGGAAACGCGGGCCGCCGAAGGCCGTCGCGCCGATGATGATACGCGCCGTCTTGACCCACGTCGCGGTGATCGCTTCGACCTGGGTGGCCGTTGCGCCGAGCGCAATCAGCCCGTGGTTCTGCAGCAGGATGGACTGCGGCCGGCAGCCGTACTCCTCGATATACCGCTGCGTGTGCTCGCGGACAGCGCGAGCCAGCGGCACTCCGGGATCAACATAGTCAACGAATACCGGCGCGACCCCGCACACGACGATTTCATCGGGATAGATGCGCCCGCCTATCGCCTCCTTGCCTTCCTTCGAACAGAGAACGGCGTTGACCGCGGTGGGATGAGTGTGCCCGATGAAGTTCACCCCCTCGAGGCCGAGCAGATAGGCGTGGAGCAGCGTTTCGACCGAAGGTCGGCGGGGCAAGGCGGCGTCAACCATCGCCTCGCGCAGGCCCTGTGCGACCTGGGCGTCGGTGAGGTCGCCTGCGTCCAACATTTCGATCACCTTGCCGCGCCGCACTCCCACGAAGCCGTCTTCCGCGATACCGCACAGGCTCACGCCGCTCGCCTTCACATACATCCGATCGTCGTCCACCCGCGCCGACGTGTTCCCCTCACCGAGGATCACGTAATCGCACTCCGGATCGCCGAGCGCGCGCGACATCGCCACCAGTTGATGCACGATGGACTGCTCGTCGTTGCTGACTGCCATCGCTCCTCCCACGCGGAATGACACAAGCCTCGCCACGCCGCTCCCTGGCCCCGGCCTGCGGGACGGGCGGCCCGGATTCCCGCCTAGTCCACCCCAGCCGCGAACCGTCGAATCACCACCTCATCGACCGCGACCTGCGGCGAGAGGCCCGCGATGAATAACGCCAGGCGCGCGATTTCCGCGGGTTCCATCCATTCCGAGGCATCGAGATCGGGCCGTGCCTGCGCCACCAATCGCGTGTTGACGCCGCCCGGACAAATCGCGGTCACGCGAATGTTGTGCTCCTGCAATTCCCACGCCAGCACCCTGGTCAGGCCCACGACGCCGAACTTCGATGCGACATACGCGCCCTGATTGTAGTATGGCCTCTTGCCCGCGTTGGATGCGATGTTGATGATCGTCCCGCACTTTCGCTCGACCATCGCCGGGGCGAAAGCCTTGCAGCACAGGAAAACGCCGCGCAGGTTCACGGCGATGATGCGATCCCAGTCCTCGGTCTCGGTCTCGATCACCGGCGCTAGCTTCAGCGCGCCGGCGTTGTTGACGAGTATGTCCACCGGGCCGAGGTCGGCAGTCACGCGTTCGGCCAACCGCCCCACCTGCGCCTCGTCGGACACATCGCACGTCAGCGGAAGAGTCCTACGCCCAAGCGCGCGCACTTCCGCCGCGACCGCCTCGACTTCGCCGGCCGTGCGCGCGCACACCGCGACGTCGGCCCCGCGCTCGGCGAAGGCGAGCGCAATCGCTCTTCCGATCCCGCGTCCGCCCCCGGTAATCAGGGCGATCCTGCCCGCGAAGCTGCTCTCCATGTCCGACGCGCTCATCTCGGTTTCCCGGCTCATACCGCCGACGGCCTGCCGCAAGCACAGCGATACCACAACCGCTCAACGTCTCACGACCCCACGGCCGCCAGAACCGCCCTAGCGATCTTCTCCGCGGTGGGCAGGTTCTCGGTCTCCAGGGTCTGCGCCATTGGCGGCGGCACGTCGCAGGCGGCGACGATGCTCATCGGCGCCTTTAGCGCATCCCATGCGTTGGCCTGCACCATGTACGCGACGTGCTGCGGATAGGAACCGGTCAGCGGCGCCTGGGTCACCAGCACCAGGTGCCCGGTCTTGCGCACCGACGCCAGCACCGTCTCCAGGTCGAGCGGGATGAGCGTCCGCAGGTCTATGACCTCAACCTGGACGTCGTCCTCGGCCGCCATGTCCGCCGCTTCGAGCGCGAGTCCCACGTTGCGCGAGTACGTCGCGACCGTGACGTCCTCGCCCGGGCGCACGACCGCCGCCTTGCCCAGCGGCACCGTGTATTCCTCCTCCGGCACCGCGCCCTTCTCGGTGTAGAGGAGTTGATGCTCGATGAACATCACCGGGTTATCGTCGCGGATGGCGCTCTTGAGCAGGCCCTTCGCGTCGTACGCGCTCCACGGCGCCACGACTTTCAGGCCCGGGAACATCGTGACCACGGCTTCGAGACTCTGCGAGTGCTGGCCCGCGTAACCCTTGCCGCCGCCGACCGTGGTGCGCACGACCATCGGCACCTTCGCCTTGCCGCCGAACATGTAGCGGACTTTCGCCGCCTGGTTGCCCACCTGGTCCATCGCGAGCAGGATGAAGTCTATGTACATAATCTCGGCGACCGGCCGCAACCCCGTCATCGCCGCGCCGGCGGCCGTGCCCACAATCGCCGCCTCGGATATCGCGGTGTCGAAAACACGCTCGCGACCGAATACCTCGATCAGCCCGCGCGTCACCTGGAATGCCCCGCCGTAATCCGCGACGTCCTCGCCGTAGAGCACGACGCGCCGGTCACGCATCATCTCCTCGGTCAGCGCCTCGGCGATAGCGTGGCGGTAGAGGATCTGCCCTTCGCTGTCGCGCTTCACCTTTGCAGGCTTCTTGTAGGTCTTCGTAGTCGCGAGGTCGGGGCTGATGTCGTCGGAGGTCGTGTCGGTGAGCAGCCCCTCGTGGATGGTGCAGGCCTCGGGATCCTCGGACTCGCCTGCGGTAACGGTCACCTCGCGAATGGCATCGCGCGCGCGCTCCCGGACGGCGTCGAGTTCGGCTTCGTCAGCCACTTCAGCCTCAAGAAGCTGCCGGCGCAGGCGGTCGATCGGATCTTCGGCTCGCCACGCTTCCTCTTCCTTCTTGGTGCGGTACGTGGTGCGCATGTCGCTCAGCGAATGGCCCATGTATCGATACGTGAGGCATTCCAGAAGCACTGGCCCCTCGGCGCGGCGGCACAGCTCCGCCGCCCTGGTCACGGCGTCGCGCACCGCCAGCGCGTCCATGCCGTTGACCACCTCGGCGTGCATCGCCGCGTCGTTGTAGCCTGCGCCGCGCCGCGCGAGATGGTCGATCCCGGTCACCTCCCACACCTGCTGGCCCGTCATGCCGTACTGGTTGTTCTCGATGAGGAAGATGACTGGCAGGCCGTTGCTGAACTGCTTCATGCAGGCGAAGTTGTAGGCCTCGTGGCAGATGCCGTTGTTGGCCGCGCCGTCGCCGGTGATGCACAACGTGACCCTGCCGTTGCCCAAGAGGTGGCTCGACAGCGCCGCCCCGACGGCGATGCCGTACGACCCGCCGACGATCGCGTTGGCGCCGAGGTGAGCGACGTTGAAGTCCGCGATGTGCATGCCGCCGCCCCGGCCGCGGCAGTAGCCGCGCTCCTTGCCCAGCAGCTCGGACATCGTCTGCAGCAGATGGAATCGCTGCGCCTCGTGCTGAGCGTTCTCCGGGGGCGCGCAGACGCCCAGGAAGTGACACAACTCGTCGGGCGTCATCGCGTCTATCGCATAGGCGCCCTTGGCGATGGAGTGGCCATGGCCGCGGTGAGTGCTCGTGATGTAATCATCCGGTCGCAACGCCGACATGGCGCCCACCGCGACTCCCTCCTGGCCCAGAGAGAGATGCGTCGCGCCGACGAACCTGAAGCCTTCGAGCGGGGCGAACCGCGCGTTCTTGAGGTCAACGATCATCTCCTCGAACGCGCGGATGGTTTCCATGCGTTCGAGCATGAGCAGGACTTGCTCCCGCGTCAGGCCGGCCGCCATCTCGTCGGCGAGCGTGCGATCATGGGCGAACTCGCGAATGGCGCCGAGCTCAATCGTCCCTGGGGTAAAGTCCGGCAGTACGTCAACTTCCTTGACCATCTACATCCTCCGGGATCAATCGCCGCGTGGTGCGGCGCGATGTGTCGTTGCCCGACACGGAGGGATCGCGTGTCGCGATCCGCAGTCCGCCCAGGGAATTGTGTTCAACGCAGCGGAACGGCACTCCTGCCTCGTACCGCCCTCGCGGCCCGCCAGGCCGTTACGGGAGACCGCTGCGGCGACCATCGGACGGACGCGCCGGGGTCTCCCGTGCTGCCGGTGCCTCAAACTGGGCGCCTGAGCGAGGCCGGCCTACGCGCCGTTGTTCGCCTTCTCTGCGAGTTCCACCAGCTTGCTCTGCGTCAACTCGCCGAACTTCGGGCCGAAGAGCGAAATCGTTCGCTCGTATCCGCCCTTCTCCTTGCCGGGCCCGAAGTCGTAGTTGTACTCCGCCTCGGTCAGGATGTAGCCAAGCTGATCGTTCGCCAGCCCGACGAAGAAGGGCGTCTTCCCCGACTTGCGCAGTTCGTCCTTGACCCCGCGGCCGATCTCCGAGATGCACTCGCCGGGAACCGCGACGAGCAGAGCGTTATCGAAGGCCATGCTCATGTACGGCCCGGTGGCCTTCGGCATGAGAGGCATGGTGGCAGGCGGCAAGGCAACGTCCTCGTAGGCTGTCGTGACGGTCACGTCGGCGTGCGGCTCGATGGCGCTGCGAATCTCCAAAGCCTTCGCCGCAAGCGCTTCGCCGAGCGCCTTGGCGCGCGCGTACCGGTCGCCAGTCGCCTGGGTCGGGTTGCCTGGAGACTGATCCCCCTGCGCGCCATTGAAGAAGATGGCGGGCACGCCCAACTCCCGCTGGACGCCGTCATAGACCCCGCGCGGGAAGTCCGCGCTGATGAGCACGGGCTCGCCGCCGATCACCGTCGCGTGCGCCGCGAAGTTGACCACGACGGCCAGCGGCTTGCCGGTCGCCGCGTCAACGCGAATCACGCTCATGGTCTCGTCAATCAGCCCGTCGTCGTGGCGGCGGTTGCGGCACGCGTTCTTGATCGTTCCCTCAGCGGCGCCGATGACCGCCGGTTCGAGGCGCGAATCGGCGGTGACGATCGCTTCAACGATTGCGGAAGTCACCGCATCGAGAACGTCCTGACGGAACTTGCCGAAGAACATCTCGAGCGCGGGCACCGGGTAGAGGTGTCCGGGCCCAGAATGGGTGTGTGTCGCTGCCAGCAGGAGATGGTCGGAGGCGATGCCGGTCTTCGCGATCCCCTTGACCGCCGCGGTGCGCATCTCCGGCCCGATGCCAAGGACATCAACCCCGACAATCGCCACCTTGGCATTCCCGTCGTCGAGCACGAGGGCGTGAGCGCCGATTGGATCGTGAATGCTCTCGTACGCAATGCCGGCGCGGTCGCCGTAGCCGCACGTGGCGGCGCCCTCAGGAACGTTGATGTCCACTGCCGCCGCCCCGGCGCGCAGCGGGCCGGCCTGGGCCGCGACCAAGCCGAGCATTCCGATCAGAGCGACGATAATCGCCAACCATATGACGCGTTTCATGTGAAGAGACTCCTTGAACGGCTTTGGCGCGTGTGCGCCTTTGAACTCGGTGTACCAACTTTTCGCCGGACTGACCAGCGGCGAGGTGTAATGGGGAAACGAGTGGGCTCGGCGAGTGAATGCGGCGCTGTGGCAGAGGGCTGGCGAAAACAGATTTCCGCGACGGGTGTGTGCATCCAGTCACGGTAGGGCCACAGTATGTCCACTCGACGGGGCATGCCGTGCCCCTACATCTCAACGTGCACCGTCACCCCGTCCGGCAGGTTCTCGTAGCGCAGAAGCAGAGTCTTGCTGCGCGAATGCCACTCGCGCTCGAAGGGGTGATCGGCCCCCGCGCTGTCAAGGATGCTCACGCTCTTCGGCGGCGCGGGAAGCGCGATGCGTGTGCTCGCCGTCGTCGCCGCGGGCCCTTGGGAATGGAAGGCAACCTCGCCCTGACGACTGCGGACGTCGGTGACCCGCGATGCCGAGGCCAGCACCGTCGGGCCGCCGCCGGGCTCGAACGCGCGCAGCAGCGCTACCTGCCCCGGCGCCAGCGTCTTGCGGGCGCCAACGCGAAGCATCGGGTCGAGCAGATCCACCGTCCACCGACGTATCATGACCCGCTCGCCGGTGCCTTCGTCGAGCGCAGCGGCGATGACATACGGGCCGCGATCGAGCTTGAGGTAGTTCCGCTCCCGCCACTCGCCGAGCCGGGCGGCATCCCACGCGCGGCGCAGGACTTCGAGCAGCCGCTCCGGGCCGTCCGCGGAGCGCGCGAACGAGACGGGATGCTCAAGTGCCATGCCAACCACGCCCTTGCCACAGCGATGCGTGCCCGCCGTCGGGGTCAGCCCAAGGCCGAGCAACTCAAAGAGATGGTGCTCCGGTCGATCATAGCCCATCGGCTCAGTGTTCCACCACTCCGGCACGGCATGGTGCGGGTCGCTGCCGTCGCCGACGTACACAAGTGCCCCGCCCGCCTTCACCCACCTCGCCAGCGCCTGATGGGCTTCCACCGACGGCGGCTTCATCAACTCATAGCTCAGCAGAAGCAGCCGGTACGGGGCAAGATAGCCCTTGCGATGCGCATGTTCCATCTGAACCGGATGCACCGGTATACCGCGTTTGAGCAACGGCAGCGCCAGGCCGTAGAACGAATTCGGGTCGGTGGGCGACGGCTCCCCGCGCTGGAACATCATGGTGTCGGACACCAGTACCCCGACGCCCGGCGTCCCGCAGTCCCACGCGATTTGCTCTTGCTTCATGTCGTTGAGCGCGTTGATAATGGTCAGGACTTCCGTCGCGTAGTCCGCGGGGATGCCTTCTTTCCGTTCGGCCGGACCTTGGCCGCGCTGCTTCACGTCCACCTTCGGGTAGCGGCCCTGGAAGATGCGCCGTGGCCACGGCATGACCTCGAAACGCCAGACATCCGGGAAGAGCAGCGACGCCACCACCGTGCGCTCGTAGTTGGCGCCGTAATCGGCCCAGCTATGCTCCGGGTTGTCCTCTACCGGGTCGGCGAGATACCACATCCGCTTGCCGGTCGCACGGACCAGATTGTGCAGCACGCCGTACTCCAGAAACGCGGTCTCGAACGTGCGCTCGCGCGCGACGCCGCGATACAGATTCGGCGTCCGCGCCGTGCCGGTCCACACCTGACCGATGTAGCCGTCGCACGAGTCGAGGGCGGCCAGGCTCGACTCCGGGCTGACGATGCCCCAATGCGCGTAGTTGAGCATGCTGTGGGTGGGGACGTAGCAGGCGATGTTTTTGCCCCGCTCGCGAGCGTACGACTTCACATGCGAGAAGATCCCATCGAGGCAGCGGCGATAGAGCGCGTACTTGAGCTTGCTCGCCATGTACTGCGCGGCGGGGGATGAGTGCGGGGCTTGCCACGGAGTTCCGTAGTAGGCCTCCCATTCGCGCCGGAAGGACGGACTGTAGCCGCCGGCGACCCAGAACTCCGGCTCCTCCATATGCAGGGCGAGCGCGCCGGCATCCACGACCCGCTCGGTACGCTGCTTGAGCATCTCGGTATAGGGCACCGTCGGCACCATGTAGTACACGTCGCCGCCGTGCGAGATCTTCTCACCGTCGCGGCGGACCTGCGCGTCGTCGAGATGCTCCTGACCGTCGAACTTGCCGTAGAGATAGTCCTGATAGGATCCCCACGCGACGCCTGTCATGACGTGCACGCGATAGCCCCGGTCGCGCCATCCCGCCAGGCGTTCGGGCAGCGAGTCGTCAACGCCGTACACCATCGCGACGTCTGACTTGATGTCTATCCGGGGATTGTACGCGGCGCCGCTTTGAAAGCTCGTGCGCTCGTCAGCAGATGCGAACATGGGAATCTCCCCCGCGACGGCGGCGTCAGTCGTCGTGGCCAGGGCGAGGAACATGAGTACGGCGGCGATCAACTCGTGCCTCCCGCGCGAGCACGGCGATCGTGTCGGCGGGCGGCACACGATCGTAGGGTCACAGCCCGCCCCGGCGGGTGAACATGGTGTGCCCATGGAGGGGCCCCGTCGCCGGCGCGGCGGCACGTCAAGCGTCCAGTCTGGTCTCACGCCCTCGGCTCCAAGGGCCACCGCCCACTGTGCAGGCGTTCCAGCACCTGCTGTCGCAGGGCCTGCACGGGCGGCAAGTCGCGCACGATCTTGCCGGGTTCCGACAGCGGCGCCAGCATATTCCGAGCCTCACCCCCGCATCCGCAGCGCATGTCCGCCACCTTCGCCGCCGGCACGACGCGCCGCTCGCCGCACGCCGTGCACGCCAGCAGAGCCTTGCGCCCCGAGGGCTTGCCGCGTTTGGCGAACGGCTGCCCTTCGACCTCAACGATGTCAAGCGCGAAGTTGATGACGGGCGCGTTGCTGATGCTCGTGCCGACGCCGAAGCCGTCCGCCAGCGGCGCAAGTTCCATTATCTGCCACTCGTCGAGCCCGCCGCTCACGAAGATACCGACTTTGTCGTGTCCGCGCAGATCCAGCTCCCACCGCACCTCGCGCAGGATCGCCGCCATGTCGCCGCGGCGCGAATCCGGCGTGTCCAGCCGCACTGCGCTCAGCCTGTCTCCAAGCGCCTCCGCCGCCGCCAGCGCCTCGAACTTCTCATCGCACAACG
Proteins encoded in this region:
- a CDS encoding class II aldolase/adducin family protein, translating into MAVSNDEQSIVHQLVAMSRALGDPECDYVILGEGNTSARVDDDRMYVKASGVSLCGIAEDGFVGVRRGKVIEMLDAGDLTDAQVAQGLREAMVDAALPRRPSVETLLHAYLLGLEGVNFIGHTHPTAVNAVLCSKEGKEAIGGRIYPDEIVVCGVAPVFVDYVDPGVPLARAVREHTQRYIEEYGCRPQSILLQNHGLIALGATATQVEAITATWVKTARIIIGATAFGGPRFLSRENVARIYTRPDEHYRRRGLTGDK
- the srlD gene encoding sorbitol-6-phosphate dehydrogenase, with amino-acid sequence MTCQRLRDRVAMVTGAAQGLGTAIAHRLAAEGARVVVADINWDGARKIAGDIEREHGTRALEARCDVTNEDEVAAAVKAAVDDFGRLDILVSNAGILIAGDVAEFAAADWRKVMEVNLVGYFLCAREAAKVMRQQRSGVIIQINSKSGKKGSFKNSAYAASKFGGIGLTQSLALELAPEGIRVNSVCPGNLLDSPLWVDSLYEQYAERWGMSKEEVRRKYEEQVPLGRGCTYDDVCNVVVFLAGDEASYMTGQAINVTGGQEMR
- a CDS encoding SDR family oxidoreductase; translation: MSASDMESSFAGRIALITGGGRGIGRAIALAFAERGADVAVCARTAGEVEAVAAEVRALGRRTLPLTCDVSDEAQVGRLAERVTADLGPVDILVNNAGALKLAPVIETETEDWDRIIAVNLRGVFLCCKAFAPAMVERKCGTIINIASNAGKRPYYNQGAYVASKFGVVGLTRVLAWELQEHNIRVTAICPGGVNTRLVAQARPDLDASEWMEPAEIARLALFIAGLSPQVAVDEVVIRRFAAGVD
- a CDS encoding alcohol dehydrogenase catalytic domain-containing protein; amino-acid sequence: MSDPAAGPATQAGSVPPTTLAWRLHGAGMDAFGRNGEPEELPLAQPGPREVLARVDALGLCFSDTKLIGLGAEHPRVYGRDLSADPVIPGHEVSLTIAAAGSEVRDRFRVGDRYIVQADAIFRGEARAYGYALPGGMTQYSVIGERIIDGDEGCYLIPVRTHIGYAEAALTEPWACVEASYRIKPRGGLKPAGTTLFLALSDATCGEYALSRGMDSQSAPATVVVANVGGAFMAWLRDRTKELESDLIEADAANADAVAALREQHAADGFDDIIVLGSSDPELIEAAAGLLAIGGVMNVVSRQPLPRPLRIDVGRIHYDDTDYVGGAGPDIAESYGVRDSELGDGPAWFIGAGGPMGQMHVQRAVERAAGPQVIVATDVDDERLSALEAKVGVSAAEHGKRLIVLNPNNLPAADFDGELRRAAPDRFSDIIVLAPVPALIEQAAAHLAAGGSLNIFAGLARGTTATLDLSEVCLRKVRWVGSSGSRIADLEYTLRATEAGKLSPNSSVAAIGDMRSVRDGLQAVKAGGFPGKVVIFPHIQGVPLTPLGDLRDRLPEVYAKLGPGETWTREAETELLRLKLPRRAEGGAR
- a CDS encoding class I tRNA ligase family protein → MPQTIFIGVAWPYANGPLHLGHVAGCYLPADIFARFHRARGNRVLMVSGSDQHGTPVTVRADQEGVTPAEIAERFHQSFLESWRQLGISFDLYTGTETDNHTRVAQDIFLRLLERGHLLRQHMDAFFCQGCRRFLPDRYVQGVCQHCSAETLRGDQCEACGTPLDTADLADPRCRLCSGEAETRSTEHFFLDLSQFEQPLREWVGKQEHWRPNV
- a CDS encoding TIM barrel protein, whose translation is MARKVHLDIGINGAFLTRRWEEPDNFMRLTREVGFAYHEFCGDVLDPFFSGDREYQLTAAREIGDAAARHGVTITDIYTGVATHRFHGLSHNNAAVRERMKQWILDCMDLALAMGTDRIGGHWDAFSIETLSDPARTEWAFRNNYQTFRELSAAAAKKGIAAIYNEQMYIPSEIPWTLDQAREFLVEVNRDRPGAPVYLTIDVGHQAGEHYGLSGPDTDYVAWVERFGAFAEIIHLQQTTREASHHWPFTPEYNERGHVRIEKVLAAIERSHKEAASSAVADVLAPVEHTYLIGEIIPGSTKTEEKLLDELAESARHLRRFVPAGGLDITF